The following are encoded in a window of Variovorax paradoxus genomic DNA:
- a CDS encoding ammonium transporter, translated as MKKLLVSLALGLSVFVAGTSALAQAPAATPEAPAASAPAAAAPAPAAAPAAAAPAAAEAAPAAPAAAPAPKVDSGDTAWMLTSTLLVILMTIPGLALFYGGLGRSKNMLSVLMQVFVIFSLISLLWAIYGYSLAFTGDGNFFGSFDKIFMKGITQETFGALTTIPEYVFFAFQGTFAAITVALIVGAFAERAKFSAVLLFSVIWFTFSYVPMAHIVWGGGLLGKDGALDFAGGTVVHINAGIAGLVGAYMVGKRVGYGKEAFTPHSLTLTMVGASLLWVGWFGFNAGSAGAANAAAGLAFVNTVLATAAAALSWILGESLHKGKASMLGAASGAVAGLVAVTPAAGFVGPMGSIVMGLLAGLVCLWGVGGLKRMLGADDAFDVFGVHGVGGILGAILTGVFAAKGLGGTGGLTPDTFTMGGQVWIQVKSVLFTIVWSGVVAFIAFKIADLTLGLRVSEEEEREGLDISSHGETAYNR; from the coding sequence ATGAAAAAACTTCTTGTCTCTCTTGCGCTCGGCTTGAGCGTCTTCGTCGCCGGCACTTCGGCGCTGGCCCAGGCACCCGCCGCCACTCCTGAGGCGCCGGCTGCATCGGCACCTGCTGCTGCAGCGCCCGCTCCTGCAGCGGCTCCCGCGGCTGCAGCCCCCGCTGCCGCCGAAGCTGCGCCTGCCGCTCCGGCTGCGGCGCCTGCGCCCAAGGTCGACTCCGGCGACACCGCCTGGATGCTCACCTCGACGCTGCTCGTGATCCTGATGACCATCCCCGGCCTGGCGCTGTTCTACGGCGGCCTGGGTCGCTCCAAGAACATGCTGTCGGTGCTGATGCAGGTCTTCGTGATCTTCTCGCTGATCAGCCTGCTGTGGGCCATCTACGGCTACAGCCTGGCGTTCACGGGCGACGGCAATTTCTTCGGAAGCTTCGACAAGATCTTCATGAAGGGCATCACGCAGGAGACCTTCGGCGCGCTGACCACGATTCCCGAATACGTGTTCTTCGCCTTCCAGGGTACCTTCGCGGCCATCACCGTGGCGCTGATCGTCGGCGCCTTCGCAGAACGCGCCAAGTTCTCGGCCGTGCTGCTGTTCTCGGTGATCTGGTTCACCTTCAGCTACGTGCCCATGGCCCACATCGTGTGGGGCGGCGGCCTGCTGGGCAAGGACGGCGCGCTCGACTTCGCCGGCGGCACCGTGGTGCACATCAACGCCGGTATCGCCGGCCTGGTCGGTGCCTACATGGTCGGCAAGCGCGTCGGCTACGGCAAGGAAGCGTTCACGCCGCACTCGCTCACGCTCACCATGGTCGGCGCCTCGCTGCTGTGGGTCGGCTGGTTCGGCTTCAACGCCGGCTCGGCCGGTGCAGCCAACGCCGCTGCCGGCCTGGCCTTCGTGAACACGGTGCTCGCCACCGCCGCCGCGGCCCTGTCGTGGATCCTGGGTGAGAGCCTGCACAAGGGCAAGGCCTCGATGCTGGGCGCTGCGTCCGGTGCGGTCGCCGGCCTCGTGGCCGTCACGCCTGCCGCCGGTTTCGTCGGCCCGATGGGTTCGATCGTGATGGGCCTGCTGGCCGGCCTGGTCTGCCTGTGGGGCGTGGGTGGCCTCAAGCGCATGCTCGGCGCCGACGACGCGTTCGACGTGTTCGGCGTGCACGGCGTGGGCGGCATCCTGGGTGCCATCCTGACCGGTGTGTTCGCAGCCAAGGGCCTGGGCGGCACCGGCGGCCTGACCCCCGACACCTTCACGATGGGCGGCCAGGTCTGGATCCAGGTCAAGAGCGTGCTGTTCACGATCGTGTGGTCCGGCGTGGTGGCATTCATCGCCTTCAAGATCGCCGACCTGACCCTCGGCCTGCGTGTGTCGGAAGAAGAAGAGCGCGAAGGCCTCGACATCTCCTCGCACGGCGAAACGGCTTACAACCGCTGA
- the glnK gene encoding P-II family nitrogen regulator gives MKLVTAIIKPFKLDEVREALSAIGVQGITVTEVKGFGRQKGHTELYRGAEYVVDFLPKVKIEAAISDELVDRVIEAVEGAARTGKIGDGKIFVYNLEQVVRIRTGETGREAL, from the coding sequence ATGAAGCTGGTCACAGCCATCATCAAACCGTTCAAGCTCGACGAGGTGCGTGAAGCACTCTCGGCCATCGGCGTGCAGGGGATCACCGTCACGGAAGTGAAGGGCTTCGGTCGCCAGAAGGGCCACACCGAGCTGTACCGCGGTGCCGAGTACGTGGTCGACTTCCTGCCCAAGGTGAAGATCGAGGCGGCCATCTCCGACGAGCTGGTCGACCGCGTGATCGAGGCGGTCGAGGGGGCCGCGCGCACCGGGAAGATCGGCGACGGCAAGATCTTTGTCTACAACCTCGAGCAGGTCGTGCGCATCCGCACCGGCGAAACGGGCCGCGAAGCCCTCTGA